The Comamonas sp. GB3 AK4-5 genome includes a region encoding these proteins:
- a CDS encoding branched-chain amino acid ABC transporter substrate-binding protein yields MRIPFRMHTFACALGLAGAAFLGTAHAQAIKIALVIPTTGPLTQYGDMVKEGATTAVEMANAAGGINGKKIELVPVDDACEPKQGPVAANRVVNSKIGYVIGPVCSGASIAAAPIYNNEGVVVVTPSATSPALTDGKNYHFIFRTIGRDDQQGPAAAKFIIEQAKPKKVAVLHDKQSYGQGIAASVRDDLKKANVPVALFEGINAGDSDYSAVITKLKGAGVDFVYFGGYHPEMGLLLRQAAEQGLKVKMMGPEGVGNPEVNAIAGNAVEGMLVTLPADFSANPKNAAVVKAFKDAKRNASGAFQLTSFAAAQTLLEGIKAAGDNPAKVADHLHKATIDTVIGQASWVKQGDLKSFDFQVFQWHKDGSKTLAK; encoded by the coding sequence ATGCGCATTCCGTTCCGTATGCATACCTTCGCCTGCGCCCTCGGTCTTGCAGGCGCTGCCTTCCTGGGCACGGCCCACGCCCAGGCCATCAAGATCGCCCTGGTCATCCCCACGACCGGTCCTCTGACGCAATACGGTGACATGGTCAAGGAAGGTGCGACCACGGCCGTGGAAATGGCCAATGCCGCCGGCGGCATCAATGGCAAGAAGATCGAACTGGTGCCGGTGGACGACGCCTGCGAACCCAAGCAAGGCCCTGTGGCCGCCAACCGCGTGGTCAACAGCAAGATCGGCTATGTGATCGGCCCCGTCTGCTCCGGCGCATCGATTGCCGCCGCCCCCATCTACAACAACGAAGGTGTGGTCGTGGTCACCCCTTCTGCCACGTCGCCCGCGCTGACCGATGGCAAGAACTACCACTTCATCTTCCGCACCATCGGCCGTGACGACCAGCAAGGCCCGGCTGCCGCCAAGTTCATCATCGAACAGGCCAAGCCCAAGAAAGTCGCTGTTCTGCACGACAAGCAATCCTACGGCCAGGGCATTGCAGCCTCGGTGCGCGACGACCTGAAGAAGGCCAATGTACCCGTGGCCCTGTTCGAAGGCATCAATGCCGGCGACAGCGACTACTCCGCCGTCATCACCAAGCTCAAGGGCGCGGGCGTGGACTTTGTCTACTTCGGGGGCTACCACCCCGAAATGGGCCTGCTGCTGCGCCAGGCCGCCGAGCAAGGCCTGAAGGTCAAGATGATGGGCCCCGAAGGTGTGGGCAACCCCGAAGTCAACGCCATTGCCGGCAATGCCGTCGAAGGCATGCTGGTGACCCTGCCGGCCGACTTCTCTGCCAACCCCAAGAACGCCGCCGTGGTCAAGGCCTTCAAGGATGCCAAGCGCAATGCTTCGGGCGCCTTCCAGCTGACCTCGTTTGCCGCCGCCCAGACGCTGCTGGAAGGCATCAAGGCCGCGGGCGACAACCCCGCCAAGGTGGCCGACCACCTGCACAAGGCCACGATCGACACCGTGATCGGCCAGGCCTCCTGGGTCAAGCAAGGTGACCTGAAGTCCTTCGACTTCCAGGTCTTCCAGTGGCACAAGGACGGCAGCAAGACGCTGGCCAAGTAA
- the livH gene encoding high-affinity branched-chain amino acid ABC transporter permease LivH has product MSDLLPQLIQQLFNGLSLGAIYALIAIGYTMVYGIIGMINFAHGDIYMLGAYVGLVTLSAVGTQGALPIWAIIALMLVVAAVITGVYGFAVEQVAYKPLRNSPRLVALISAIGMSIFLQNWVALGQGARDMAVPALLPGAFNFHMGNSFEVFVPYARVLIIVVAVVLMLLLTLYIKHSRMGRASRACAQDMHMASMLGINTSRVISFTFVLGAILAAVGGVLIALAVGKLNPFIGFIAGIKAFTAAVLGGIGSIPGAMLGGVILGVAETFAAAYISSEYKDIVAFGLLVLILLFRPTGLLGKPEVEKV; this is encoded by the coding sequence ATGTCTGACTTGTTGCCCCAGCTGATACAACAGCTTTTCAACGGGCTCTCACTCGGAGCCATCTACGCCCTGATCGCCATCGGCTACACCATGGTCTACGGCATCATCGGTATGATCAATTTCGCCCATGGCGACATCTATATGCTGGGCGCCTATGTCGGCCTGGTCACCTTGTCGGCCGTGGGCACACAGGGCGCCCTGCCCATCTGGGCCATCATCGCCCTGATGCTGGTGGTCGCCGCCGTCATCACCGGCGTCTACGGCTTTGCCGTGGAACAGGTCGCCTACAAGCCCTTGCGCAACAGCCCGCGTCTGGTGGCCCTGATCTCGGCCATCGGCATGTCCATCTTCTTGCAGAACTGGGTGGCCCTGGGCCAGGGCGCGCGCGACATGGCCGTGCCTGCGCTGCTGCCCGGCGCCTTCAATTTCCACATGGGCAACAGCTTTGAAGTGTTCGTGCCCTATGCCCGCGTGCTGATCATCGTCGTGGCCGTGGTGCTGATGCTGCTGCTGACCCTCTACATCAAGCATTCCCGCATGGGCCGTGCCTCCCGCGCCTGCGCACAAGACATGCACATGGCCAGCATGCTGGGCATCAACACCAGCCGCGTGATCTCGTTCACCTTTGTGCTGGGCGCCATCCTGGCCGCCGTGGGCGGCGTCTTGATTGCGCTGGCCGTGGGCAAGCTCAACCCCTTCATCGGCTTTATCGCTGGCATCAAGGCCTTCACGGCTGCGGTGCTGGGCGGCATAGGCTCCATTCCCGGCGCCATGCTGGGCGGTGTGATCCTGGGCGTGGCCGAGACCTTTGCCGCAGCCTATATCTCGTCGGAATACAAGGACATCGTGGCCTTTGGCCTGCTGGTGCTGATCTTGCTCTTCCGCCCCACCGGCCTGCTGGGCAAACCTGAAGTGGAGAAAGTCTGA
- a CDS encoding high-affinity branched-chain amino acid ABC transporter permease LivM, protein MHRLRLQFGPALLATVITALLIIPIFGLHLERAGMRTYLVAQWDYVIWACAIVFCWQLVRPALRGATRSWRLPALPSVPARHRNGLFLAALLFAVSWPFFAGRSAVDIATLAMIYVMLGLGLNIVVGFAGLLDLGFVGFYAVGAYTYALLFHWAGWSFWQALPLSGAMAALFGFVLGFPVLRLRGDYLAIVTLGFGEIIRLLLVNLTDWTGGPDGISSIPKPTVMGLPMTRSPLTEDGTTFHQFFGLEFNSMHMVIFLYLMALLLAVVTLLISNRLIRMPIGRAWEALREDEIACRSLGLNPMKIKLSAFTLGAMFAGFGGAFFAARQGIVNPESFTFIESALILAIVVLGGMGSQLGVIVAAILLTVLPELAREFSEYRMLIFGLVMILMMVWRPQGLLPMKRHHVQVPASKQGDAA, encoded by the coding sequence ATGCACCGCCTACGCCTTCAATTCGGGCCGGCGTTGCTGGCCACCGTCATCACCGCGCTGCTGATCATTCCCATCTTCGGCCTGCACCTGGAGCGCGCCGGCATGCGCACCTATCTGGTGGCGCAATGGGACTATGTGATCTGGGCCTGCGCCATCGTCTTTTGCTGGCAGCTGGTACGCCCCGCCCTGCGCGGCGCCACCCGCAGCTGGCGCCTGCCGGCCCTGCCCTCGGTGCCTGCACGCCACCGCAACGGCCTGTTCCTGGCCGCTTTGCTGTTTGCCGTGTCCTGGCCCTTCTTTGCCGGTCGCAGCGCGGTAGACATCGCCACCCTGGCCATGATTTATGTGATGCTGGGCCTGGGCCTGAACATCGTCGTGGGCTTTGCCGGCCTGCTGGACCTGGGCTTTGTGGGTTTTTACGCCGTTGGCGCCTACACCTACGCCTTGCTGTTTCACTGGGCGGGCTGGAGCTTCTGGCAGGCCCTGCCGCTGTCGGGTGCCATGGCGGCCCTGTTCGGCTTTGTCCTGGGCTTTCCGGTGCTGCGCCTGCGCGGTGACTATCTGGCCATCGTGACGCTGGGCTTTGGCGAAATCATCCGCCTGCTGCTGGTGAACCTGACCGACTGGACCGGTGGTCCGGACGGCATTTCCAGCATCCCCAAGCCCACCGTGATGGGCCTGCCCATGACGCGCTCGCCACTGACCGAGGACGGCACCACCTTCCACCAGTTCTTCGGCCTGGAGTTCAACTCCATGCACATGGTGATCTTTCTGTATTTGATGGCCTTGCTGCTGGCCGTGGTCACGCTGCTCATCAGCAACCGCTTGATTCGCATGCCGATAGGCCGCGCCTGGGAAGCCCTGCGCGAGGACGAGATCGCCTGCCGCTCGCTGGGACTCAACCCCATGAAGATCAAGCTCTCGGCCTTCACGCTGGGCGCCATGTTCGCCGGCTTTGGCGGCGCGTTCTTCGCGGCGCGCCAGGGCATCGTCAACCCCGAATCCTTCACCTTCATCGAGTCCGCGCTGATCCTGGCCATTGTGGTGCTGGGCGGCATGGGCTCGCAGCTGGGCGTGATCGTGGCCGCCATCTTGCTGACCGTGCTGCCCGAGCTGGCCCGCGAGTTCTCCGAATACCGCATGCTGATTTTTGGCCTGGTCATGATTTTGATGATGGTCTGGCGCCCCCAGGGCCTGCTGCCCATGAAGCGCCACCATGTGCAAGTGCCGGCATCCAAGCAAGGAGATGCCGCATGA
- the livG gene encoding high-affinity branched-chain amino acid ABC transporter ATP-binding protein LivG, whose translation MNPILEVKNLSMRFGGLLAVDGVELSLKPKEIFAIIGPNGAGKTTVFNCISGFYKPSTGQVALEGQSIAGLGSHSVSQRGVVRTFQNVRLFKRMTALENLLVAQHRRTSASVLGGLFNTKAYRQSERDAIDRALHWLDFMGLREFANREAGNLAYGHQRRLEIARCMITAPKVLMLDEPAAGLNPQEKKDLQALIDRLRNEHGVAVLLIEHDMGLVMGVSERIMVMEYGKPIAEGTPEAIRNNERVIKAYLGEA comes from the coding sequence ATGAACCCCATCCTGGAAGTCAAAAACCTGAGCATGCGCTTTGGCGGCCTGCTGGCCGTTGACGGCGTGGAGCTGTCGCTCAAGCCCAAGGAAATCTTCGCCATCATCGGCCCCAACGGCGCCGGCAAGACCACGGTGTTCAACTGCATCAGCGGCTTTTACAAGCCCTCCACCGGCCAGGTGGCGCTGGAGGGGCAGTCGATTGCCGGCCTGGGCAGCCACAGCGTGTCCCAGCGCGGCGTGGTGCGCACCTTCCAGAACGTGCGCCTGTTCAAGCGCATGACGGCACTGGAAAACCTGCTGGTGGCCCAGCATCGCCGCACCAGCGCTTCGGTGCTGGGTGGGCTGTTCAACACCAAGGCCTACCGCCAAAGCGAGCGTGACGCCATAGACCGCGCCCTGCACTGGCTGGACTTCATGGGCCTGCGCGAATTCGCCAACCGCGAGGCCGGCAACCTGGCCTATGGCCACCAACGCCGTCTGGAAATCGCCCGCTGCATGATCACCGCCCCCAAGGTGTTGATGCTGGACGAGCCCGCCGCCGGCCTGAATCCGCAGGAAAAGAAAGACCTGCAGGCCCTGATCGACCGGCTGCGCAACGAGCACGGCGTGGCCGTGCTGCTGATCGAGCATGACATGGGCCTGGTGATGGGCGTGTCCGAGCGCATCATGGTGATGGAATACGGCAAGCCCATTGCCGAAGGCACGCCCGAGGCCATACGCAACAACGAGCGGGTCATCAAGGCCTATCTGGGAGAGGCATGA
- a CDS encoding ABC transporter ATP-binding protein, producing MLELEKVSTHYGAICAVNQVSLKVNQGEIVTLIGSNGAGKTSLLMTVCGNPRASSGTIHFEGEDITSLPTHHIMRRGIAISPEGRRVFSDLTVTENLQMGGFFLNKQEIEAGKEHVFKLFPRLRERANQRSGTMSGGEQQMLAIGRALMSQPRLLLLDEPTLGLAPLIIAQIFEIIQMIRAEGVTVFLVEQNANRALQIADRGYVLETGSVVLEDTGANLLKNDQVRKAYLGG from the coding sequence ATGTTGGAGCTGGAGAAGGTCTCCACGCATTACGGCGCCATCTGCGCGGTGAACCAGGTCAGCCTCAAGGTGAACCAGGGTGAGATCGTCACCCTGATCGGCAGCAACGGCGCGGGCAAGACCTCGCTGTTGATGACGGTGTGCGGCAACCCGCGCGCCAGCAGCGGCACCATTCACTTTGAGGGCGAGGACATCACCTCGCTGCCCACCCACCACATCATGCGCCGCGGCATCGCCATCTCGCCCGAGGGCCGCCGCGTGTTCTCCGACCTCACCGTCACCGAGAACCTGCAAATGGGCGGCTTCTTTCTGAACAAGCAGGAAATCGAGGCCGGCAAGGAGCATGTCTTCAAGCTGTTCCCCCGCCTGCGTGAGCGTGCCAATCAGCGCTCGGGCACCATGTCCGGCGGCGAGCAGCAAATGCTGGCCATTGGCCGCGCGCTGATGAGCCAGCCGCGTTTGCTGCTGCTGGATGAACCCACGCTGGGCCTGGCCCCGCTGATCATTGCCCAGATCTTCGAGATCATCCAGATGATCCGCGCCGAGGGCGTGACCGTGTTCCTGGTGGAGCAAAACGCCAACCGCGCCCTACAAATTGCCGACCGCGGCTATGTGCTGGAAACCGGTTCCGTGGTGCTGGAAGACACGGGCGCCAATCTGCTGAAGAACGACCAGGTGCGCAAGGCGTATCTGGGCGGGTGA
- the rhuM gene encoding RhuM family protein: MSATTTDNPRIAIYQSANGEVAVRLSDDTIWLSLQQIADLFGRDKSVISRHLRNVFQSEELQREAVVAKNATTAADGKTYQVEHFNLDAIISVGYRVNSVEGTRFRQWASRLLREHLTRGYTLNRHRLETNAAELHAALELVRKAAQTPELTVETGRGLVDIVTRYADTFLWLQRYDEGLLTEPAAEAGGRLPTVSEARHALAGLKGDLMRRGDATELFAKERGDGLAALLGNLDQTVFGEPAYPSIEAKAAHLLYFVIKNHPFADGNKRSGAFLFVDFLHRNSRLLGADGQPVINDMGLAALALLVAESDPAHKDVLIRLVMHMLAKNGSGA; encoded by the coding sequence ATGAGTGCCACCACGACCGACAACCCGCGCATAGCCATCTACCAAAGCGCCAATGGTGAAGTGGCTGTGCGCTTGTCTGATGACACGATTTGGCTCAGTTTGCAGCAGATTGCGGACCTGTTTGGTCGGGACAAATCCGTGATCTCGCGACACTTGCGCAACGTTTTCCAGAGCGAAGAACTGCAACGTGAGGCAGTTGTTGCAAAAAATGCAACAACTGCTGCGGACGGCAAAACCTATCAAGTCGAGCATTTCAATCTCGACGCCATCATCTCGGTGGGCTACCGGGTGAACTCGGTAGAAGGCACAAGGTTTCGCCAATGGGCCTCCCGCCTGCTGCGTGAGCATCTCACACGGGGCTACACCCTCAATCGCCACAGGCTGGAAACCAATGCTGCAGAGCTGCACGCCGCACTGGAGCTGGTGCGCAAGGCCGCCCAAACACCCGAGCTGACGGTAGAGACCGGGCGTGGCCTGGTCGATATCGTCACCCGCTATGCCGACACTTTTTTGTGGTTGCAGCGCTATGACGAAGGCCTGCTCACCGAGCCTGCCGCCGAGGCCGGTGGCCGCCTGCCCACGGTGAGTGAGGCGCGCCATGCACTGGCAGGCCTCAAGGGCGATTTGATGCGGCGCGGCGATGCCACGGAACTGTTTGCCAAGGAGCGTGGAGATGGGCTGGCGGCTCTGCTGGGGAATCTGGACCAAACCGTGTTCGGAGAGCCTGCCTACCCCAGCATCGAAGCCAAAGCGGCCCATCTGCTGTACTTCGTCATCAAAAACCACCCGTTTGCGGATGGCAACAAGCGCAGTGGCGCATTTTTGTTTGTGGACTTTTTGCACCGCAACAGCCGTTTGCTGGGGGCCGATGGCCAGCCCGTGATCAACGACATGGGCCTGGCTGCGCTGGCCTTGCTGGTGGCCGAGTCCGACCCCGCGCACAAAGATGTGCTGATTCGCCTTGTGATGCATATGCTAGCCAAAAACGGTTCTGGCGCTTGA
- a CDS encoding SDR family NAD(P)-dependent oxidoreductase — protein MQKRPLTLLTGASRGMGLAMAEQLLQQGHQLITIARQRNAALDALAAQLNVPLQQWQHDLATPAAAAAALRDWLQSQDATQFTSATLINNAGMIPPIAPLAHSDWSAVANGLRVGLEAPMLLTSAFLQASEAWTQPRKVLNISSGLGRRAIASQATYCAAKAGMDIFSASVALDEAAKPHGARICSLAPGVIDTDMQVQLRSSDAGQFPDVERFAQLHATGSLTSPRDAAARVLAWLDRPDFGQAVVADVRQA, from the coding sequence ATGCAAAAACGCCCCCTCACCCTCCTCACCGGCGCCTCGCGCGGCATGGGCCTGGCCATGGCCGAGCAACTGCTGCAGCAAGGCCACCAGCTCATCACCATCGCACGCCAGCGCAATGCCGCGCTGGATGCGCTGGCCGCCCAGTTGAATGTGCCGCTGCAGCAGTGGCAGCATGACCTGGCCACGCCCGCCGCAGCCGCGGCCGCGCTGCGCGACTGGCTGCAAAGCCAGGACGCCACCCAGTTCACCAGCGCCACGCTGATCAACAACGCCGGCATGATTCCGCCCATTGCCCCACTGGCCCACAGCGATTGGAGCGCCGTTGCCAATGGCCTGCGCGTGGGACTGGAAGCGCCCATGCTGCTGACCAGCGCCTTTTTGCAGGCCTCCGAGGCCTGGACGCAGCCGCGCAAGGTGCTGAACATTTCCTCCGGCCTGGGCCGCCGCGCCATTGCCTCGCAAGCCACCTACTGCGCCGCCAAGGCGGGCATGGACATCTTCTCGGCCTCGGTGGCGCTGGACGAAGCAGCCAAGCCCCACGGTGCCCGCATCTGCTCGCTGGCACCCGGCGTGATCGACACCGATATGCAGGTGCAGCTGCGCAGCAGTGATGCCGGGCAGTTCCCGGATGTGGAGCGCTTTGCCCAGCTGCATGCCACGGGCAGCCTGACCTCGCCGCGCGATGCTGCAGCCCGCGTGCTGGCCTGGCTGGATCGACCCGACTTTGGCCAGGCCGTGGTGGCCGATGTGCGCCAAGCCTGA
- a CDS encoding Bug family tripartite tricarboxylate transporter substrate binding protein, giving the protein MFRQLITCTSMALALGATATHAFAQGDAKDYPSKPVRLVIPFPPGGGTDILSRVIANKLTETTGWAIVPENKGGAGGTIGISDAVKAPATGYDMVMGQKDNLILGPYLYKSLPWNPVKDLTPVAHVAYTPVIIATSVNSPYKSIADVVKAAKATPGKITYGSPGNGTSIHIAGHMFEKAAGIELTHVPYKGSNPALMDAIAGNVDLLVSSIPSAIGQIKAGKLRPLAVTSAKRSSSLPDVPTMQDAGMKGFDVSTWYGLFMPAGTPAPIVQKMNAQVNKLLAMPEVKEAIAAQGAEPQAMSIKEFDAMYKADFSASKALVEASGAKIQ; this is encoded by the coding sequence ATGTTTCGCCAACTGATCACCTGCACTTCCATGGCCTTGGCCCTGGGCGCCACTGCCACCCATGCCTTTGCCCAAGGCGACGCCAAGGACTATCCAAGCAAGCCCGTGCGCCTGGTGATCCCCTTCCCACCGGGCGGCGGCACCGACATTCTCTCGCGCGTCATCGCCAACAAGCTGACCGAGACCACGGGCTGGGCCATCGTGCCCGAGAACAAGGGTGGCGCCGGCGGCACCATAGGCATCAGCGACGCCGTGAAGGCCCCTGCCACCGGCTATGACATGGTCATGGGCCAGAAGGACAATCTGATCCTGGGCCCCTATCTGTACAAAAGCCTGCCCTGGAACCCGGTCAAGGACCTGACGCCCGTGGCCCATGTGGCCTATACGCCCGTCATCATTGCCACCAGCGTGAACTCGCCCTACAAGTCGATTGCCGATGTGGTCAAGGCCGCCAAGGCCACGCCCGGCAAGATCACCTATGGCTCGCCTGGCAACGGCACCAGCATCCACATCGCCGGCCATATGTTTGAAAAGGCCGCTGGCATCGAGCTGACCCATGTGCCCTACAAGGGCTCCAACCCGGCGCTGATGGATGCCATTGCCGGCAATGTGGACCTGCTGGTGTCCTCCATTCCCTCGGCCATTGGCCAGATCAAGGCCGGCAAGCTGCGCCCGCTGGCCGTCACCTCGGCCAAGCGCTCCTCCTCGCTGCCCGACGTTCCCACCATGCAGGACGCCGGCATGAAGGGCTTTGATGTCAGCACCTGGTATGGCCTGTTCATGCCGGCCGGCACCCCCGCCCCCATCGTGCAGAAGATGAATGCCCAGGTGAACAAGCTGCTGGCCATGCCCGAGGTGAAGGAAGCCATTGCCGCCCAGGGCGCCGAGCCCCAGGCCATGTCCATCAAGGAATTTGATGCCATGTACAAGGCCGACTTCAGCGCCTCCAAGGCCCTGGTTGAAGCCTCGGGCGCCAAGATCCAGTAA
- a CDS encoding 5'/3'-nucleotidase SurE, whose amino-acid sequence MKPFCFSLAVVAAATALFASPATALNILITNDDGLTSNVKALYDTLRSAGHDVLVSLPCSPQSGRSGAIVMYSSSTIDAEADPQIRTENGCHNGAAPVGAPAAGPFTKAGYTQGDWHYVHGTPVTATFYGLDIVGKQRWGKAPDLVLSGPNEGQNIGAVIIHSGTVANAQAALGRGIPAMALSADADTADDTGLANPRSKLVAQLTLQLLDRLIAQRGNGPLLPQGMALNVNFPASVTSHTAFAFSRIGSYQGYEIGFSVERGVYGLSFAPNRNKPTSEQMEDESAVARHKVAVSAMQFAYEQRPAAQEWLRQRLQSTR is encoded by the coding sequence ATGAAACCCTTCTGCTTCAGTCTCGCTGTGGTGGCTGCGGCCACTGCCCTGTTTGCCTCGCCCGCTACCGCGCTCAACATCCTCATCACCAACGACGACGGACTGACCAGCAACGTCAAGGCGCTGTATGACACCCTCCGATCTGCCGGGCATGATGTGCTGGTGTCGCTGCCCTGCAGTCCGCAAAGCGGCCGCAGCGGCGCCATTGTCATGTACAGCAGCAGCACCATCGACGCGGAGGCAGACCCACAGATCCGCACCGAAAACGGCTGCCACAACGGCGCCGCCCCAGTGGGTGCGCCGGCAGCCGGCCCCTTTACCAAAGCGGGCTACACCCAGGGTGACTGGCACTATGTCCATGGCACACCGGTCACCGCCACTTTCTACGGCCTGGATATCGTGGGCAAGCAGCGTTGGGGCAAGGCCCCAGACCTCGTGCTCTCCGGCCCCAACGAGGGCCAGAATATTGGCGCGGTCATCATCCACTCGGGCACGGTTGCCAACGCACAGGCGGCCCTTGGCCGTGGCATTCCCGCCATGGCGCTGAGTGCCGATGCCGACACCGCCGACGACACCGGCCTGGCCAACCCGCGCTCCAAGCTGGTGGCCCAGCTGACCCTCCAACTGCTCGATCGGCTGATCGCCCAGCGCGGCAACGGCCCCTTGCTACCCCAGGGCATGGCCTTGAACGTGAACTTTCCCGCCTCGGTCACCAGCCATACCGCTTTTGCCTTTTCGCGCATAGGCAGCTACCAAGGCTACGAGATCGGCTTTAGCGTGGAGCGTGGCGTGTATGGCCTGAGCTTTGCACCCAACCGCAACAAGCCGACTTCCGAGCAAATGGAAGACGAGTCGGCCGTGGCGCGCCACAAGGTGGCGGTCTCGGCCATGCAGTTCGCCTATGAACAGCGCCCTGCCGCCCAGGAATGGCTGCGCCAGCGTCTGCAGTCGACCAGGTAA
- a CDS encoding sterol desaturase family protein — protein sequence MWEFAAYPLLALLFVGIFTREVVAPASRNHCDRRWLLMSTLLGVATLAVTLLVGHVFAEHIRSVALFDVGGRWPAPLVGLASFGLTSFVFYWWHRATHRFDGLWRIFHQLHHSAPRVEALTAFYAHPMDTAAAVLMSALSSYWVLGASPLAAAFAIGLTGAFDLFLHADIRTPRWLGYFVQRPEMHTVHHQYGHHAQNYGLPLWDLLFGTWANPAERVQHLGFDEAKAARISDMLRWQDVHKKR from the coding sequence ATGTGGGAATTTGCGGCCTATCCCTTGTTGGCGCTGCTGTTTGTGGGCATTTTTACCCGCGAGGTGGTGGCGCCTGCGTCGCGCAACCATTGCGATCGGCGCTGGTTGCTGATGTCCACCCTGCTGGGGGTGGCCACGCTGGCCGTGACCTTGTTGGTGGGCCATGTGTTTGCCGAACATATTCGCTCGGTGGCGCTGTTCGATGTGGGAGGGCGCTGGCCCGCACCGCTGGTGGGGCTGGCCAGCTTCGGGCTTACCAGCTTTGTCTTTTACTGGTGGCACCGCGCCACGCACCGCTTTGATGGGTTGTGGCGCATCTTTCACCAGTTGCACCACAGCGCACCACGGGTGGAGGCGCTGACCGCTTTTTACGCCCACCCCATGGACACGGCGGCGGCCGTGCTGATGAGTGCGCTTTCCAGCTATTGGGTGCTGGGCGCCAGCCCGCTGGCAGCGGCTTTTGCCATTGGCCTGACCGGGGCATTCGATCTGTTTTTGCATGCCGACATCCGCACGCCGCGCTGGCTGGGCTACTTTGTCCAGCGGCCCGAGATGCACACCGTGCACCACCAGTACGGCCACCATGCCCAGAACTACGGCCTGCCCCTCTGGGATCTGCTGTTCGGCACCTGGGCCAATCCGGCAGAGCGTGTGCAGCACCTGGGCTTTGACGAGGCCAAGGCCGCCCGCATCAGCGATATGCTGCGCTGGCAGGATGTGCACAAAAAGCGCTGA
- a CDS encoding LD-carboxypeptidase encodes MHTADGSCCGHDHSHGPKHIYVYSPSGAVRDKAAFKRGVKRLEAMGHQVEIDPDALASSQRFAGDDATRLAAIHRAAASGADVALVSRGGYGLTRILPGIQYKTVAKAIAKGTQFVGLSDFTAFQLAMLAQTGATTWAGPVLNADFGVDTKDGAEVDDIMLDCFADLLSGQGEGAGWHMPKIGVLPNGKPQLKDFYVPGGATLWGGNLCVLTSLLGTPYFPQVEGGILFLEDVAEPPYKIERMLTQLLLSGVLAKQKAVVLGQFTEFKLNSHDKGFKLQTVIDWLRMQVKCPVLQGLPFGHVATKVLLPVGAEVSLSVEGRDALIYWGHL; translated from the coding sequence GTGCACACGGCGGATGGCAGCTGCTGCGGCCACGACCACAGCCATGGTCCCAAGCATATCTATGTGTATTCGCCCTCGGGCGCGGTGCGCGACAAGGCAGCTTTCAAGCGCGGCGTAAAGCGCCTGGAGGCCATGGGCCACCAGGTGGAGATTGACCCCGATGCCCTGGCCAGCAGCCAGCGCTTTGCCGGTGACGACGCCACCCGATTGGCCGCCATCCACCGTGCGGCCGCCAGCGGCGCCGATGTGGCGCTGGTCTCGCGCGGCGGCTATGGCCTCACGCGCATCCTGCCGGGCATCCAGTACAAGACCGTGGCCAAGGCCATTGCCAAGGGCACGCAGTTTGTGGGCCTGAGCGACTTCACCGCCTTCCAGCTGGCCATGCTGGCCCAGACCGGCGCCACCACCTGGGCCGGCCCGGTGCTGAATGCCGACTTCGGTGTGGACACCAAGGACGGCGCCGAGGTGGACGACATCATGCTGGACTGCTTTGCCGACTTGCTCAGCGGCCAGGGCGAGGGTGCGGGCTGGCATATGCCCAAGATTGGCGTGTTGCCCAATGGCAAGCCCCAGCTCAAGGACTTTTATGTGCCCGGTGGCGCCACCTTGTGGGGGGGCAATCTCTGCGTGCTGACCAGCTTGCTGGGCACGCCTTACTTTCCCCAGGTGGAAGGCGGCATTCTGTTTCTCGAAGACGTGGCCGAGCCGCCTTACAAGATAGAGCGCATGCTGACCCAGCTGCTGCTGTCCGGTGTGCTGGCCAAGCAAAAAGCCGTGGTGCTGGGGCAGTTCACGGAATTCAAGCTCAACAGCCATGACAAGGGCTTCAAGCTGCAGACTGTGATCGACTGGTTGCGCATGCAAGTCAAATGCCCGGTGCTGCAAGGCCTGCCCTTTGGCCATGTGGCCACCAAGGTGCTGCTGCCCGTGGGTGCCGAGGTGTCGCTGTCGGTGGAAGGGCGCGATGCGTTGATCTACTGGGGGCATCTTTGA